Sequence from the Oceanispirochaeta sp. M1 genome:
TGTAATTGAGCTATCTAATCCTAATTTATCAAGAGATATATCATTAAATTCTCTTTCTAAAAAATTATCACTATCTGTGTCTTCTACCGAATATGAAAAATCAATATCCTCAGCTTTAGTAAAAGAAATTTCTTTCCCATTTCTTATAACTTTCCAATTGTCATATGCAAGGTATTGATTAAATTCTGAAATAAAAACATCTAAATCTTCATAGTGACCAATAAAATTTTGAGGGGCCAACAATTTTCTAATACATTTATCTAATTCAGGTGTTCCATTAAGAGCCTTAAGTTTTTCATCGGTATACATCCATCGTGATGGAAACCCCTGACCATAATAATCATTAAAACCAAGAGTGTTAAAAAACTCGACTAGTTTCGGACCGGACCGATATTCGGTTTCTTCATTAATCAGATTTCTTAATTTTTCTATTGTCTTATCATTTAAATACATATCTGTCCTCTTTCCTCCGAGCCAGGACTGTGAGGAAATAATATACTCATAGCCCAGTATTTCATGTAACTTCGATTAAATAAACAAATACATATAACCCCGGTAGTTGAAAGTCCTTTTCCAGCAAACAACTATTTACAATATCTAAAATAATACATTAACTAATTCATTTAGCGTATTAATACTAATTAAATCCTTTTTTGATACCTTGCAATAGCGCTCTCCATCCTTTTTATATTTTGGAGAGGATTCTATTGTAGATTGATACTTCATTTTGTTTAGATAATGATACTGTAGGATTAGTTCATTATTCTTCAATTCATAAAAAATAATTAATACAAACCCATTTTCTTGTTTAAGCAAAGATTTATGGACATCCCAATAATTAGCCTTACCATCTTTTTTTCTGCTCTTTAACTGAATGAATTTTACATTATCATCGACTTTTAAAATTAGATCATACCCAAATGCATCAGTATGAACTCTCATCACTTCTAATCTTTTATCTGCATACGCTAAATTTATCATTAGATCAGAAATAAACTTATATTCTACAATCTGTTCTTGATACTTTGAGTCATTTTCTAAATCAATCATTTCTAAAATCCTCCAAGAAATATTTATCATTTACAAGTCGATTATTTTACCATTTCGAACAACTTAACTTAGAATTATAAATTGAAAAGAACCTATCAATTACATTCAATATTATACACTGGATCATTTATTATTTCTACAAATACCTAGGGTAAACCCTAGGTCCAAAACCTTCCTCCCCCCTCTACACTATTCCTATGAGTGAAAAGCGGTGGGGTCGGAACCTCAGAAAAATATTTAAAGTGCTCTCCTTTACCGAATTCATGGGTCTGGATGATCCATTTGAGCGGGAGCCGTCTGAGACAGTTAGCGATCCCTACCGCTCTCACTCCTGGGTCAACATCTGCATCAATATCCTGATCCGGAATGTGGGCAGAGCCCCCTTCCTGATCACCAGAAACGGAGAAGAAGTCACTACCGGCCGAATCTTCTCCCTCTTCCGTGATGTGAATCCCGGAATGAACCGCTGTGATCTCTGGAAAGAGACCGCCGCCTGGTGGTTTCTGGAAGGTGAAGCCTTCTGGTTCTTCGGTGATGATTACTCAGCCGGTATCCCCCATGAAATATACGTCCTCAATCCCCGGAAGATGAGGGCTTATTTACACCTTGGTAAAGTTGTTCGCTGGTTCTACTCCACCGATCAGGGAGAGATTCCCCTCCTTCCGGATGAGCTGATTCATTTCAGGGCATGGAATCCCTGGAATCCTCATAGAGGCGTCTCTCCCTTGATCGCCCTCTCCGATGAAATCAACCAGGATGTGAGAAGCAACAAGAGCATCAGTAAGCTCTTAAAGAACAACTCTGTCCCAGAAGGGATTCTAAAAACAGACCAGGTTCTCCGGGAAGAAGAAGCAGATAAACTGGAACGCCGCTGGGAAACCAGCTATGGCCGCAACAAAAAAGCCCGCTCCATTGCCGTCCTGGGCAAAGGGACCTCATTTCAGGCTCTTACCGTCACCCCTGCCGCCCTCAAGTCTTTTGATCTGAAACGCTGGAACCTCTATACGATCCTTGCCAGCTACGGCATCCCTCCCCGGGTCGCTAATATCCAGGATCAGCACAGCTCTCTCTCGGGCAGTGATACGGCCAACCAGCACGGAGCCTTCTGGAGGTTCACCGTCATTCCACTCTTAAAGAACTTCGAAGAGATTCTGGAAACTCAGTTTTTTACCCGCTTCGGTCTTATAGAGCGCGGACAGTTCGATACAAGCAGGATTCCCGAGCTCCAGGAATCGGAAGATGAGAAGAGCAAACGGGATATCAGGGAGATCGAAGCCGGTCTTAAAACCATAAATGATGTTCTCAAAGAGAGAGGCCTGGAACCCAAACCCTGGGGGGATGAATGGCACCGGAATACTCCCTCTGATGAAAAAAATAAAAAAAGTTTAGAAATCCTTGAAGCAGCAGAACATATATCTCAGTTGATGAGAGCAGAGGGTGGTTTATCAACCAATAATAAACAGACGATTACCAAGGACCGTCTTTGAACAACAAAACCATACTTGTCAGCAGCAGGGATGCCTTCACGGGATCCTTGCTTGTAGACATTGTGGAAAAAGAACACATAGGCAAAATATGCTCCTATTGCTCAGACGGCCCCACTACGCTCCAAAATATTGAAAGATTCCGCCCCCACTTCATATTACTGGATCTCTTCCTCCCTGGAATGAACGGGATCAGCATTCTCAAGGAAATAAAGGAGCTGCTAACAAATCCTCAGATTCTCTGTTATTGCCGGAAGATGAACAAAATGCTGGGAGTCAAAGCAGCCAAGTATGGTGCAACAGCTCTTATCGATTACACATCAAACAGAGAAGAGTTCCGCAGCAGAATTGAAAGAACTTCACGCGGAATCAAATCCTACCCCTGCGATATCCAGGAACTTCTGGATGAAAACGACTATGAAATATATCCCCAGAAATACACTGAAATCACCACAAGACAGACCCAGATCATAGAACAATTAAGCCTTGGCAAAAGCAATATGGAGATAGCTTCCACTCTGGGAATAACAGTTAAAACAGTTGAGTGGCATAAAAATATTGTTAGAGAAAAATTTGGTCTTGCCAGCATGGCTGAAATTGTCCACTTCGCCATCAGGAACGGAATCATAGAGAGGGAGGAAGGAATATGTATGTAAGTTGTAGAGCTTTCAATGAAGAGAGGGAAATTAAGGACTTTAGGAGCCTGGGAAGACTCCTTAAGGAGGGTGATCTTATCACCTCCCAGGGAAACCTTAAACAGGAACTCAAAATCTTTATGGGTGGAGCTTTCTTCAAGGAGCAGATTAAAACAGAGGATGAAATCTTCCCCTGGGTCTTCAGTACTTTCGATCTGGACCGGGACGACGAGAGAGTCGATCCTGCAGGCTGGGACCTGAAAAACTACCAGAAAAACCCTGTGATCCTCTGGGCCCATGACAGCCGCATCCCCGCCATAGGCCTCTCCAGGGAGACCTCGGTCAAGGACAGGGTCCTGGGTGGAAACATCATCTTCAACAACAAAGAAATCGATCCCTTCGGCTGGGGCATCGGTCAGAGAGTCGCCGCCCGTGTGATCCGGGCAGGCTCCGTAGGTTTTATGATCCAGAAGGTCGAGATCATCGAAGTTGAGGGAGAGCCCTCCCTGATCTTCCGAAACCAGGAGCTCCTGGAATTCTCCATCTGCAATATCCCCAGCAATCCCCAGGCCCTGAACCGGGACTTCCCGCCCCCCGAAACATTGGAATCAGTTCCCGAAGAGACAGTATCGTCCTTCTGGAAAGGAATTATAAAACCCTCAGGAGGAAATGAAAAATGAAAGAATTGATGATGAAGCTCAAGGCTCTACTAGAGTCTATGAAGCGGATCGAGTCGGACGGCTTCCCCGATGAGAAGGTAGCCAAACAATACTTCCAGGAGAAGGAAGAGATCCTTGAGGCCATGACTGAAGCCCTCTCTAAAATGAACGAGGACCACGGCCAGGAGATCGAGGCCCTGAAGGGAACAATCAAGATCTTAAAGGACTCTGTGAAAGGCGCCACTGCCTCCAGCAAGATTCTCAGCCGAGAAGAGTTCTGTTTCAATCTGGGCAAGACCATTGCCGGTGTCTGGCGAAACAACCAGAAGATCCTGGGCGAACTGAGCGCCCTCCCCAACTTCAAGAAGGAGAGCTGGGTGAATCCTAAGGATCTTGCCTGGGAAACCGGCAAGGGCTGGGTCGGCAAGGATGCCGTGGGTACCCCCATGGGTGACATGGCCAGTAACGAACAGTATCTGATCAATCCCATCTACGAGAATCAGATCATGACTGACGCCCGCAAACAGAGCGTCATGATGAGCCTTGTAAGTAACCGTCCCATGGCTGGCCCCTCCCTCTTCCTTCCCCAGCGGGACAGAGGCGGTATCCTCCTAAACTGGCTCACCAGCTACGGCCAGCAGATCACCGACAGTAAACCCTCCATGGGTCAGCGGGTGGAACTCAAGGCCTACACCCTGGCCGGATTCATCCCCTGGTATGACGAGTTCGAAGAAGACATCTACGCCGACCTGGGACAGATGTTTATCGAAGAGTTCACCGACGCCTACGGCCAGGAATTCGACAAGCAGTGCCTTATCGCCAAGGAAGCCCCCTTTACCGGCGCCATGTCCTGCACTGGAATCCTCAGTCACTACATCAAGAGTGCTTCTCCCTACGGCCTCTCCTACCTGGATTTCAGAGAAGCCGTCCTCAAGGTCCCCGCCGAGGAGAGACGGCAGTGCCGCTGGTTTCTCCATGAATCCATCCTCAGCCGAGTCACCTCCCTGCAGGACTCAGATGGACGCCCCGTCTGGCGCGGACCCACAGATGGAAAACCCGGACTCCTGGACGGATATCCCTACCAGGAATGCGACATGATGCCCCAGGGCAGCGAGATCAAGAAGAACGAACCCTTCGCCATCTTTATGAATCCCAAGCGGATACAGCACGGCAATCGGAAAGGCCTGGAACTGAAGAAGTTTGACGGCACCACCGAAAGCCTCCAGTACGGAGAAATCTTTCTCCGCTTCCGTAAGAGAGACGGATTCCTGGTCACCCGCCCTGAGAAAAATATGGTTGTCATGAAGTGTAAGGGTTAATCCCTAACCAAAAAGAAGGAGTTATAAAATATGAGTTTTAGATTTTACCCCGAACGGGTCGACAGCATCGGCCAGAAAAGCGGAGTCGTCAGTGAAGACCTCCTGATCCCCATCCCCGGCATTGACGGCATGAGAATCACCATCCCCCAGCTCTCGGTCAGCTGCGGCGCCAATGCCCAGAACCTGACCCTACTACAGGTAAAAGAGCAGGACCTGATGTCAGTTGTTGATGTACCCTCAAAGACAATCACCACTGAAGAGATCGATACAGACCTCGCTGATCGTCTCATTGCCCTGGAGACTCTAGATGGTGACTGGCTCTTTCTCAAAGTCACATCCTCCGCAGCAAAGGATCATACCTTTACTGAAGATATCAGCAATGTGAAAACAGGAGGTAGGTTCCTCCTGATCGCCGAAGAGACAGATGATCTGAACCAAAGAATCCCCCTGGCATCAGGAGAAGAGACCCTGGTCAATGACAACGCTCCGGGACGTCTCTTTGCCAGAGACTTCTGCTACCCCGTAGTCATAAGCATCACAAACGAAACCACCGCCGTAGAGTTCAACTCCGCCTCGGTGGTCTACATCTGTAAGTAATATGGTAGTCAATTATTCCAAGGACAGCGAATACCATAGCCAGAGGAATAATCGGCTTATCCCTCACTCCTCCTGCAATGCCACCAGCATGATCATGGCCCTCAAGCAGGCGGGAGTGAGACTCCCCTTCCCGGGCAGATACCAGCCGGAGGACTATCTCACCCTTTTTCTCCAATCCGATCAAGCTAAAGATAAAATGAAAGACCTCGCCCCCTGGGCCCTGGACCCCAAGTCAGAAAAACAGCTCTACCCGCCCCAGGAGGTTCACATCGTCATGGAATGGGCCGTAAATACCCTCTTAAACAAAGAAATTGTAAAATTCAGCACCGAAACACCCCTCCAGCAAATCATCAATCATATAGACAACAGAAAAGGTGTCGTCCTCTCCGGAAGGTTCCCCCTGAATAACACCACCATTGATCATATGGTCTCCCTGGCCGGCTATATGAAGCACCAGAACTCTATCTCCTACCTTTTAATAGATGATCCCTATGGGGACTACAAGACCTCCTATCGAAGCCACAGAGGCAATAATATCCCCATAGCCTTCAATGAAGCCAAGCAAGTACTCAAACCTGTAAAAAATAACCAAAAGAAATGGGCCTATTTAGTCGGCTGATAAAAAAAGAAAAAATATTCAAAAATCTTTGAAGCAGCAGACCAAGCAGAGTAGTAAACGCTTATATAACCAAACCATAAGGGGTATTACTATGACGGAATCAGAAATCAGACAGGAAATTGAAAGACTGGAAAAAATTATCGGGACGCTTACAGATCACATTTTCATTATGCAAATGGCTCTAAATGAATCAAAAAAAGGCTAAAAAAAACCAGGGCTACGTCTCTAAAGGAGTAGCCCCAACTTACTTGATCACTCAATAATGGATTCTAATCCGAACAGACAATAAACCTTGCTAACCGGACACTCCAGACAGCGATGATCCTGACAAGCCCCACAAAGCACCCCTCTATCAATATGCTTTAATAAAACCTTTAAACACTCATCCAGAGTGTAGGTCATAGGCTTCTCTGCTGCCCAGGCAACCCTACGGAGCAGAAAAGCAGAATCCTCATTGATCTGAGGCGTATAAACAGAACCGTGAACTTTACTCATATCATCCTCCAAAGATAAAAACATGAAATCATCCGGGGATAAGAGTTTTCCCCTTTTGCCAACGGCATACCCCACCTCATTCAGAACAGCAGGGTTCAGTAAAGGCTGCCAAAGGCACCCCGAAGGGGCCCCGGCCTTTACGGGTTCCTGCTGTTCTGATATCTGGAGATATTGTCGTTGGGAAAAGGGGGGGGAATAAAAAAACTAACCTTATTTGATTGACTGCCATTTTAAATAAAATGCTGTATAAATATTCATATAATCATTTGACTCCACTAGGACTTGAACTTGAGCAAACTCCTTATGTAGTTCATATAGTGCTGTATAGAGCCGTGTTTCAGGGTTTATGTAGTACTCTATCCATATAAAGCTACTAGATTCATATCATAAGAGCATCGATATCAGTGTCAGTTTATAAAGGTTTAAATATTGATTCTGGATTATATGAAAAAAGCCTAGCATGAAATTCCATTGCATATCGATCTGTCATCCCTGCAATAAAATCGCAAATTACTCTCTTTTTTTGGTCATGATTTACTGATTTATATACAGATTGAAAATCTTCTGGAAGTAGTTCAATATTATTTGAGATTCTTTCAAATAGCTGTCTTACTATATCATAACCTCTATTTTCAGAAACCTTTAACATTGAAGAATTGATAATCGTTTCGTAAGTAAAATGTTTCAATACTTCAATTTGATTCTTTGTATAACTATCAATTCTAATCTTTGACAAAGCTATATTCTCTTCATTAATCTCAATATCAATTGCATTAATAAACGAATCAACAAGCTTTGATGATACAACAACTCTTGTATAACCATCATCACCTGTATAGTGAGCTTTCTTATATACTTCCCTTATTTTATCAATATATAATTGGGGAGTAAGAGTGAATTCTTTATTTTGTAGTATTTCATCCTTATCAAGCTCAAACAAATCGATAAAAGTGAATAAAAGTATTTTTCGAACTTCGTTTACATCAATGTCTGCGGAATTAATCTTTTTTGAAATAATTTCAGCTATTTCATTATCTACAAAAACCATATCTAAAGGTGAGATAAATCTTGCTTTTAATGCATCCTCTAAATCATAAGTTGAGTATGCAATATCATCGGCAATATCCATGATATCACATTCAATCGTTCTAAAATCTCGAAATGCCTTATCCCCTGCAATTGCTTCTTTGATAGTATGAATAACATCTCGATCTTCAGCATAATAACCTTTCTCTAATTTCAAAGATCCAAGAATAGAACCATCCACATCTACTATGGTTCTATTCTTGAGTAACTTATTGCTATTTTTAACTAATAAATCATTTAAGCGTTTTGTAACACCAGAAATTAATTTAACACTTCTTGAGTCTACTGAAATTTCATTATCATATTTTAATGTAGAAGCAATACTGCGATAAGTAAGATTTAATCCTCTTCGATTATCCGAACCATCATCATCAATACCATGAATAGATTCTGACTCTTTTTCCTTTTTCTCAATTCTAGTTAGTATCCGAATGGTTTGTGCATTTCCTTCAAAACCACCATGCTCCTTCATACAATAATCAAGAGCTTTCTCTCCATTATGTCCAAACGGAGGATGTCCTAAATCGTGAGCGAGACCAGCAAACTCTACTATATCTTCATTTAGATTAATTGAGTTTTTATGATTTAAATACTGTGCAATAGATTTTGCAACTTGAGCAACTTCAAGAGAATGAGTGAGTCTATTTCTAAAGAAATCAGATTCTATTCCTGGAAAAAGTTGAGTTTTACCTTGTAATCTACGAAATGATGGAGAGTGTATTAATCGAGCATAATCCCTTCTATAAGGACATCGATACCCTTCTTCAACAAAAATGATACGATTCTTGTGCTCTTCTTTATAGAAACCAGTTTTACCTGCAGTCTGTCCTTCGAGGTCCTTCATTTCTTTGTTCAGTCCTACTACTATCTAAGTTTACGGAAATGTACTTGTTGTCATTAGCACTAAAACTGATACTACCAACTTTCTCCTTTTCAGAGAGTTTAACAGTAGAAACTTCAGCCTTTACTACATCGCTCATATACACCTCTTATTTAAAGAATAAAAGAAAACTACATATACATAGTATATCGTCATTTTTACGAAAAAAGCACAATAGAATGTAAAAAATCTGAGTACAACACTACTTTTAAAATATCTATATATATGAAAGCATTACAATACATGAAAAAGAGTAATCTGTCAAAGTTACAATAATAAAAGAAGGAATACTATATTGTATCCCTCCAAATCTTAAGGTTATCAGTTTAATAAGATTTTGTATTGATTAGCAAAGTCGACTGAATGACTATTATCGATAGTAACTCATAGTCCATATTTGCTCCTTTCTCTTTAATGACGTAAAATTTCATCATTCAGAAGGAGCTATTCATGAATGAATATAAAATGGAATTGTCTATAACCTGTGCCACCGGAGATGCAGATCATTTCTACAACACAGTCCTAATGATTGCCAAAGGATTTGAAATAGGAGTACTGGAGAGTAAACTTGGTTCAATAAATCCTGGAACTCAAACACCTGCTCTCTCTCCGGTTCCTGAGTTAAGAAAGAAGAAATCCCTAACTATTCTGGAAACCTCTGAATACTTAAATCTTTCAAAAGCTACTCTCTACAAATATACTTCTGAAGCAAGAATCCCTCATTATAAAATAGGTAGCCGGATACTCTTCAATGTTGCAGAGCTTGATGAATGGCTTGAGGATAGAAAGGTAAAAAGTCATGGCTGATTTTTATGACCGAGAAAAACTGTATATAGAAGTATGGAAATCTCCGATGACAGAAGTCTGTAAAAAATATGGAGTATCTGATGTTGCTCTTGCTAAAACCTGTAAAAAACTACAAATACCCCGTCCTCCTCTTGGATACTGGGCTAAGAGGGCTGTTGGTAAAGCACCACAGAGACCTAAGCTATATAAAATGTACAATGCACCGAGAATCTCAATACGTAAGATTCAAGAAGAGGAAGTTCATTTAGTACCAGAAGCATTTGAAGAGGCTGACTTACTTATTAGATCTGTAAATGAAGTCCCCTGTTCTAAAGACCTTGAGAACCTACATCCATATATTCGGAATACTCGAAAGATTTTTAAGCAACAGATGAAAAAACAATTCGGGAATGATTGGAATAGAACTTCATTTGCTGGTAAGGATGGATTTGATATCAGCATAGGACTTGAGAGTCTGGATAGAGCATCTCTAATTCTTCAATCCCTTTGCTCAGCCACCCTACTCCAAGGATTTCAGATTGTATTAGATGAGAAGAGTGGTGCTTGTTTTCAAATCATGAATGAGAATATAGCAATCAAAATTTCTGAATCCTCAAAGAAAGTACTAGTTCCTGAAAATGAACAAAACCCAGATAAATATTATCCTGGCGGAAGTGAATATATTCCTACAGGAATGTTGAGGTTAGAAATTAATACAGACTCATTCTCCATGGAGGAGAGGAAATCATGGATAGATGGGAAAACGAAAAAAAATGAAGATAAGTTGGTTGATATTATGCACCGGATTATTCGGGCTGCTGCCTGGAAGAAGGAATATACAGCTCTTAAGAAAAAACGGGAAGAAAAATGGCAGATTGAGAAAATGAGACAGGTTGAAAAGGATAGAATAAACAGAATTGATAAACAGCGAGTCTCAAATCTAACTGATGGATTTAAGATTTGGCTATATCATAAGGATATGACGGAGTATGTTGCTGCTGTACAAGCTCACTACATTGTCAACAATGAAGAGCCTGTAGGAGACTTTGCTCAATGGGTAGAATGGGCAGAAAAATATCTTGAGAAGATAAATCCGCTGAATGGTGAGTATCCCAGATTTGATCTTTCCCGACTCAATAAGTAATTTTAGAAAACTGAAAACAAAGGAAATATATGAGCTTTGCAAAAAGAAAAACTGAATCTCAAGTTACAGGAGAAAGAGCGGTTGAGATTGTAAAAGAGAAGTTACCATCAGAATGGACTATAAGAGAGTTAAATCCTGATTATGGTATTGATTTAGAGATTGAACCTTTTGAAGAGATAAAAATTGATCAAGTCGGTCACTATCAAACATTGGGAGAGCATCTATACATTCAAGTAAAGGGAACCAAATCCATAGTCAAAAGAACAATCCCAATTCATGAACGGTCTAATGTTGAAAGACTACCAATTCCTGAGAGAGTTCTTCCTCAAACGAAATATGGAGAACTAGAAGTCCTAACTTTTAATTTAGAGATGTCTGAAATTTTCACTATACACAGAATGGGTTCAGGAGTTCCTGTATTGCTATTCCTAGTTGATATTGTTTCCGAAAATATCTATTTTATCTGCATTAATGATTACATTGATAAAATACTGTTACCAGAATTTGGCCTAGATGTCTTTGACCAAGGAAGTAAGACAATATACATACCAATAGAGAATATGATTGACAATTCTTCAACATCTCATTCTCCAATAAAATGGTATGCCAAAAGAGCAAAATACTATTCAGCATTTCTTAAATTTTCTTATCAGAAGACAAACCTTGAATACAGTATAAGTTATTTTGATGAGGCAAAATATCAAGCAACAAAACTGCTGATGCTTGATATCTGGTATCAAGAAAACGAATGGAGACCCATTAATTCATTATATTCTGATCTCAAAACTCTAGCAGAAACAGGTACATTGAACAAATTCAATGGTAATTATTCAGATGATGATTGTATATGGGAGATCCCTGAATTAGGTAATAGACTATACTCCCGGCAAGGATTTGATATTTTTACTAGTATTAAAATGCTGTGGAACCAACTTAGTAACCTTGGTGCTGTATATGAAGACACTTGTAGAGAATGGAACTTACCTTCTTATATGGGCATGGTTACAGCTGGAAAGTAATGCTTCTTCACCTAAGCCATTAAAGGAATAGACAGAAGACATCTTATCAGCAGTTGGGTTTGGAAAAGTGTCCATATTAATTTTATAAGTAATTTACCTATATAAATTACTTATAATCGCTATTAAGATGATATCTATGAAAAGACTGTTATTGCTCCACTCCTTATTAATCTTATTTCTGCTCTCTTGTAATACTGGTACAACTGATGCTGGAGAAAATAAGGAAGATTCATTATCTGATGAGAATACAACATCAGAACTTGTTTTAGCTTCTTGGAACATAAGGATTCTATCAGATGCTTCAAGAAATGATTTTGAACTTCAAAAAATTGCAGATATTATAAACAGATATGACTTTGTAGCAGTCCAGGAAGTAAGAGATACAATAGTATTAAGCCGGTTAAATGACATGCTAACTGGTTGGGACTATATTGTTTCAGAGGCTGTTGGGAATACTGTCACAGAGAGATATGCCTACTTCTACAAAACTGATTTAGTCTCCCCTCTTGGAACTCCATATATTTATAACGATCCAAATAATGAGTTTATCAGAGAACCATATGTTGCACATTTTAAATCTGGTGAGTTTGATTTTACAGCTATAACAATTCATATAATTTATGGAGATACAGTAGCAAACAGAAGAGCCGAAGTATCCATCCTTGATGAAGTTGTTACTAATGTTGATTCTGCAAATGGATCAGAACAAGATGTTTTGCTTATGGGTGATTTCAACCTTCCTCCAGATGATAATGCCTGGGATATATCAAGCCATGCTTCATTAGTTCCAGCATCCACAATGACTACAATCACAGATACAAGTAGCTACGATAATTTCTGGATTGATACTCTGGATACAATTGAGTGTGATGACTCCATTTTTGTATATAACTTTGATGATGGATTTATTGATGATGATACAGCCAGTCTTGAAGTCTCTGATCACCGACCTATTTCGACTGTCTTCGATACTACAATAGATGATGATGGAGTAGGAGATTGGAATACAACGACTGGTGATACATCTGATGGGAGTTCTACTGCCACAGATGGAAATGTTCAAATCCTTTCAGTGGTAGTTGAACCAACAGAAAGTGAAGCTGTAACAATTAAGAATTATTCAACATGGGATGTTGATTTATCAGCATGGACTATAGGTGATTTGAATAACCCTGATTCATATGGGATTATTAATGGAACCATAATATCTGCGGGAGCTTCAATTACATATAGTACTCAGTTGAACTTTGGAATCAATAACACCGGAGAAACGATCTATTTGAAGAATAGTGGAGTGGTGAAAGATACTTGGAATAATTAGATAAAATATCTATTCAATATCAAGCTCTTTCTTATATCTGGCTTTATACCTTTCATTCTTAGCCTTGATTGCATAGCCACTATCCCAGCCAGTTTCTTGAATCTCAACCCATATTTTATCAATCATATCCTGAATAGATGTATATCCATTCTTATCTTTCTCAGTTCGTTGTAAGCAAATTCAAAAGTACTCATGGTCTCCGGATGCAGGTAGGATAAAGGGATCTCATTCTCACCAATTCTTTGGATGAGATCCCATAGGTAATTGATTTTAGCATCTTTGTTGTATAATCGCTGGTGTGATCTCGATTCTTATATCTGCTCATAATATATTCTAAAGAATATAGCTAAAAATAATTTCCTTTGTCAGAAAAACCAAATTATCCCTCAATACTTACTGGTTCAGTTTGTATTACTTTTGGTGCCGGTTGTGGAGGATTTGCTAAGTATTGAACAATTCCAGAATAAAAGTCTATTAACATCTTCTCTATGATTGTAATAAAGTCTTTCCTGCTTCCAAATCGCCCTCCCAGATCCTTTAAAAAAACGAC
This genomic interval carries:
- a CDS encoding C39 family peptidase, which produces MVVNYSKDSEYHSQRNNRLIPHSSCNATSMIMALKQAGVRLPFPGRYQPEDYLTLFLQSDQAKDKMKDLAPWALDPKSEKQLYPPQEVHIVMEWAVNTLLNKEIVKFSTETPLQQIINHIDNRKGVVLSGRFPLNNTTIDHMVSLAGYMKHQNSISYLLIDDPYGDYKTSYRSHRGNNIPIAFNEAKQVLKPVKNNQKKWAYLVG
- a CDS encoding helix-turn-helix domain-containing protein, whose translation is MNEYKMELSITCATGDADHFYNTVLMIAKGFEIGVLESKLGSINPGTQTPALSPVPELRKKKSLTILETSEYLNLSKATLYKYTSEARIPHYKIGSRILFNVAELDEWLEDRKVKSHG
- a CDS encoding response regulator transcription factor; the protein is MNNKTILVSSRDAFTGSLLVDIVEKEHIGKICSYCSDGPTTLQNIERFRPHFILLDLFLPGMNGISILKEIKELLTNPQILCYCRKMNKMLGVKAAKYGATALIDYTSNREEFRSRIERTSRGIKSYPCDIQELLDENDYEIYPQKYTEITTRQTQIIEQLSLGKSNMEIASTLGITVKTVEWHKNIVREKFGLASMAEIVHFAIRNGIIEREEGICM
- a CDS encoding phage portal protein, coding for MSEKRWGRNLRKIFKVLSFTEFMGLDDPFEREPSETVSDPYRSHSWVNICINILIRNVGRAPFLITRNGEEVTTGRIFSLFRDVNPGMNRCDLWKETAAWWFLEGEAFWFFGDDYSAGIPHEIYVLNPRKMRAYLHLGKVVRWFYSTDQGEIPLLPDELIHFRAWNPWNPHRGVSPLIALSDEINQDVRSNKSISKLLKNNSVPEGILKTDQVLREEEADKLERRWETSYGRNKKARSIAVLGKGTSFQALTVTPAALKSFDLKRWNLYTILASYGIPPRVANIQDQHSSLSGSDTANQHGAFWRFTVIPLLKNFEEILETQFFTRFGLIERGQFDTSRIPELQESEDEKSKRDIREIEAGLKTINDVLKERGLEPKPWGDEWHRNTPSDEKNKKSLEILEAAEHISQLMRAEGGLSTNNKQTITKDRL
- a CDS encoding phage major capsid protein, with the protein product MKRIESDGFPDEKVAKQYFQEKEEILEAMTEALSKMNEDHGQEIEALKGTIKILKDSVKGATASSKILSREEFCFNLGKTIAGVWRNNQKILGELSALPNFKKESWVNPKDLAWETGKGWVGKDAVGTPMGDMASNEQYLINPIYENQIMTDARKQSVMMSLVSNRPMAGPSLFLPQRDRGGILLNWLTSYGQQITDSKPSMGQRVELKAYTLAGFIPWYDEFEEDIYADLGQMFIEEFTDAYGQEFDKQCLIAKEAPFTGAMSCTGILSHYIKSASPYGLSYLDFREAVLKVPAEERRQCRWFLHESILSRVTSLQDSDGRPVWRGPTDGKPGLLDGYPYQECDMMPQGSEIKKNEPFAIFMNPKRIQHGNRKGLELKKFDGTTESLQYGEIFLRFRKRDGFLVTRPEKNMVVMKCKG
- the dgt gene encoding dGTP triphosphohydrolase, translated to MKDLEGQTAGKTGFYKEEHKNRIIFVEEGYRCPYRRDYARLIHSPSFRRLQGKTQLFPGIESDFFRNRLTHSLEVAQVAKSIAQYLNHKNSINLNEDIVEFAGLAHDLGHPPFGHNGEKALDYCMKEHGGFEGNAQTIRILTRIEKKEKESESIHGIDDDGSDNRRGLNLTYRSIASTLKYDNEISVDSRSVKLISGVTKRLNDLLVKNSNKLLKNRTIVDVDGSILGSLKLEKGYYAEDRDVIHTIKEAIAGDKAFRDFRTIECDIMDIADDIAYSTYDLEDALKARFISPLDMVFVDNEIAEIISKKINSADIDVNEVRKILLFTFIDLFELDKDEILQNKEFTLTPQLYIDKIREVYKKAHYTGDDGYTRVVVSSKLVDSFINAIDIEINEENIALSKIRIDSYTKNQIEVLKHFTYETIINSSMLKVSENRGYDIVRQLFERISNNIELLPEDFQSVYKSVNHDQKKRVICDFIAGMTDRYAMEFHARLFSYNPESIFKPL